The Erythrobacter insulae genome window below encodes:
- a CDS encoding NAD(P)H-dependent flavin oxidoreductase, with product MKTAITEMFGIQHPIIQGGMHYVGFAEMAAAVSNAGGLGIITGLTQGTPEKLANEIARCKDMTDKPFGVNLTILPTLTPPDYPGLVKAVIEGGVSVVETAGRNPVDLLPPLKDAGIKVIHKCTSVRHSLKAQDIGCDAVSVDGFECGGHPGEDDIPNFILLPRAADELEIPFVSSGGMADGRSLVASLAMGAQGMNMGTRFIATQEAPVHENVKKAIVAASELDTRLVMRPLRNTERVLANDAVERLLEKEKELGDAITIQDILPEVAGVYPSIMMEGEMDKGAWSCGMVAGLINDIPTCKDLIDGIMKDADAILARMNAMNAA from the coding sequence ATGAAAACCGCAATCACCGAAATGTTCGGCATTCAGCATCCAATCATTCAGGGCGGCATGCACTATGTCGGATTTGCCGAGATGGCTGCTGCGGTTTCCAATGCGGGCGGACTGGGCATTATCACCGGCCTTACGCAAGGCACGCCGGAAAAGCTCGCTAATGAAATCGCCCGTTGCAAGGATATGACGGACAAGCCTTTCGGTGTGAATCTGACCATTCTGCCAACGCTTACGCCGCCCGATTATCCCGGATTGGTCAAGGCCGTGATCGAAGGCGGGGTGAGCGTGGTTGAAACCGCAGGCCGTAACCCGGTTGACCTGCTGCCGCCGCTGAAAGACGCCGGGATCAAGGTGATCCACAAATGCACCAGCGTGCGCCATTCCTTGAAAGCGCAGGATATCGGCTGCGATGCGGTAAGCGTTGATGGGTTTGAGTGCGGCGGGCATCCGGGCGAAGATGATATCCCGAACTTTATCCTTCTCCCCCGCGCAGCGGACGAGCTGGAAATACCGTTCGTATCCAGCGGCGGAATGGCTGACGGTCGCAGTCTTGTCGCCAGTTTGGCGATGGGCGCGCAGGGTATGAATATGGGCACCCGGTTTATTGCCACCCAAGAAGCGCCGGTCCACGAGAATGTTAAAAAGGCCATCGTCGCAGCCTCTGAATTGGACACCCGTCTGGTGATGCGCCCGCTGCGCAATACCGAACGTGTTTTGGCCAACGATGCGGTCGAACGCCTGCTCGAAAAGGAAAAAGAGCTGGGCGATGCCATCACCATTCAAGACATCCTGCCAGAGGTCGCCGGTGTTTATCCGTCGATCATGATGGAAGGCGAAATGGACAAGGGCGCGTGGAGCTGCGGCATGGTTGCCGGTCTTATCAATGACATCCCGACCTGTAAGGATTTGATCGACGGTATCATGAAAGATGCCGATGCGATTCTTGCGCGGATGAACGCGATGAACGCAGCGTAG
- a CDS encoding DMT family transporter codes for MRSAAATFVLAGIAILAFAGNSLLARAALADGAIEAGAFSAIRLIAGAVILLPLIGKRPSISDVPGAIALAVYVAGFSLAYLTLGAGMGALILFACVQATIIGVGIFQGERLGAMGAAGLIAAMAGLAVLLAVGGNDAVPSPWGASVLMGIAGIAWGAYTIIGRSGGDPAGRTARSFMLAAPLMLPMLWFDNSAPSAYGMMLAGIAGAVTSGLGYVVWYKVAPRLGLATVASVQLATPAVAALGGVLLLSEPLGWRLAAGGALILGGIVLTIIGPRLRRF; via the coding sequence TTGCGCAGCGCCGCCGCCACCTTTGTTCTTGCCGGAATCGCAATCCTCGCTTTTGCCGGCAATTCCTTGCTGGCGCGCGCTGCATTGGCTGATGGCGCGATTGAGGCAGGTGCCTTTTCCGCGATCAGGCTGATTGCGGGCGCTGTGATCCTGCTTCCCCTGATCGGAAAACGGCCAAGCATCAGCGATGTGCCCGGTGCGATTGCGCTTGCGGTTTATGTCGCCGGATTTTCGCTGGCCTATCTGACGCTGGGGGCGGGGATGGGCGCGTTGATCCTGTTCGCTTGTGTGCAGGCGACCATTATCGGGGTGGGCATTTTCCAAGGGGAGCGATTGGGCGCGATGGGTGCCGCCGGGCTGATCGCCGCAATGGCCGGGCTGGCAGTCCTGTTGGCGGTGGGCGGGAATGATGCCGTGCCTTCGCCATGGGGTGCATCGGTGTTGATGGGCATCGCCGGCATTGCGTGGGGTGCATATACGATTATCGGCCGCAGTGGGGGCGATCCGGCAGGGCGCACAGCGCGCAGTTTTATGCTTGCCGCGCCGCTGATGCTGCCGATGTTGTGGTTCGATAATTCCGCGCCGAGCGCTTACGGGATGATGCTTGCGGGAATCGCAGGCGCCGTCACTTCCGGGCTGGGCTATGTCGTGTGGTATAAAGTCGCCCCGCGTCTGGGGCTGGCCACGGTGGCCAGCGTTCAACTGGCTACGCCTGCGGTCGCCGCGCTGGGCGGGGTGCTGTTGCTGTCAGAGCCGCTCGGGTGGCGGCTGGCTGCGGGCGGCGCGCTGATCCTGGGCGGAATTGTGCTGACGATCATCGGACCGCGGCTGCGCAGGTTTTGA